The Halobacterium hubeiense genome contains the following window.
GTCCGGCGGCGCCGACGAGTTCCAGAAGCCCGTGAAAGTCGAGCCGTGGGAGGGGATGCGGCTGACCGCGTTCAAGACGGGGAAGACGACCGACGACGGCCGCGAGGTGGTGTTCATGCCGACCGCGCCGAACATCACCTCCGGGTTCGTGATGGAGCTGGAGCCCGAGGACGTCATCGAAGTCGACGAGTCCACGGAGGACGCGCTGACGCGCGTTCTCAGTGCGGGGTTCGGGGAGAACGAGCGGGACGTCCCGGAGCCGTTCGTCGACGACGAGGACGAGCCCGAACAGTGAGCCGGCGCGGCGTCGCGCGGGTCAGTCGTCCGCCGCCTGCGTCCGGTGGTTCACCCACTCGATGTCGAGAATGTCGGCCGCGCAGGGCTCGCAGAGCGAGAGGGTGACGCGCCGGCGCTCGCCGTCGGCGCGGTCGAGCCGGAGCGCGTGCGGCGTCGCGGCGCGGTCACCGTCGTTGCAGTTACTACAGATGGACCGACTGGCCGCGCTGTTCACACGTCACCGAGGTGCCACGCGGTTATAGGAGGGGGTGGTTTTGACGCCGGTGGTCTTTTCGAGGAAGTGAGTGACAGTCCCGTTCGGGTTCAGACGTAGTGGAACCACTCCTCGCGCTCACCGGACTCCACGACGTCGAAGAACGCCTGCTGGAGCTCCTCGGTGACCGGGCCGCGGGTGCCGGACCCGATTTCGACGTTGTCCACCTGCCGGATGGGCGTGACCTCGGCGGCGGAGCCGGTGAAGAACAGCTCGTCGGCGGTGTGGAGTTCGCCCCGCGAGATGGAGACGTCGTCGTGGACGGTGTAGCCGCGCTCCTCGACGAGCGTGATGACGGTGTCGCGGGTGATGCCGTCGAGGATGCTCTCGGAGAGCCCGGGCGTGAAGATTTCGCCGTCGCGCACGAGGAAGAGGTTCTCGCCGGGGCCTTCCGCGACGTTGCCCTCCTTGTTGAGGACGATGGCTTCCGTGAAGCCGTTGCGGCGGGCTTCCTCGCCGGCGAGCATGGAGTTGACGTAGAGGCCGGTGGTCTTGGCGTTGGTCGGAATCTGACTGGAGGCGTGCTTGCGCCACGACGAAACCATCACTTCGACGCCCTCTTCGAGCGCTTCCTCGCCGAGGTAGGTGCCCCACGGCCACGCGGCGATGGTGACGTCCGTCGGGCAGTCCTTCGGGGAGACGCCCAGCGAGTCGTAGCCGTAGTAGGCGATGGGGCGGACGTAACAGGACGCGAGGTCCT
Protein-coding sequences here:
- a CDS encoding branched-chain amino acid transaminase produces the protein MSGFDDMDVDTIWMNGDFVDWEDATTHVLTHALHYGSGVFEGVRAYDTDEGPALFRWEEHLDRLFASAKPYDLDIDYTREELTEATVELLDRQDLASCYVRPIAYYGYDSLGVSPKDCPTDVTIAAWPWGTYLGEEALEEGVEVMVSSWRKHASSQIPTNAKTTGLYVNSMLAGEEARRNGFTEAIVLNKEGNVAEGPGENLFLVRDGEIFTPGLSESILDGITRDTVITLVEERGYTVHDDVSISRGELHTADELFFTGSAAEVTPIRQVDNVEIGSGTRGPVTEELQQAFFDVVESGEREEWFHYV